The genomic DNA tttctttcttttcttttcttatttGTATTGTTGCAGATTTGCCAAACGGAATCCTGATTAAGGTTTTAGGATGTTTTGCAGCACCTATGTTTTTAATCATGTCCATATTTCACACAAGAACAACACAGAAAGTGGCAAGAAAAGCAGTGAGTAGTAACTTGGCAGTTGATTTTTCCAACCTTAGAAAGGAATAAATGGTTACTTAAATCCTACTACAAAATCCTAATTCAAATTCAGACCAATCTCGTCTGTACAGCAGACTTGACACTTTGACACTTTATTTGAGTCTTTAAAACACTATATGAAAGTCCTTTTCGACTGTGTGACAGCATGTTTTTGTCACAAGCAATTTGGAATTCAAATTGATGAACCCCTCAATGGAGCCTGGCAGTTTCCTTAGAGTGTTTGCTTTTCAGCACATTTTAAGTCAAGAGGAGGTAGTCTTTCACACCCTCCAGTTGCACATGTGCATTCAATTATGCTAATTCAGTTCTACTCAATGGCTATTTGAAATGATGAAAATGGTTCAAACAGCAGCCTATAACTGATCTTTTCGTATGACACAGCCTAAATACTAAATAGCCTTCTGAAAAGATATTTGTAGAAACAAACATAGAAGAATTCAAGTGACATGTTGTGGACATTACCAGTATCATTATATTGAGATTTACTGAGGTTACTTAGATCTTCCCTCTGCATGCTTCACAGATCTGTTTCCACTCATATGCATTTAACATTTCGCCAGTGGCTCTGTAAAAAAATGAGTCTTTTTGCGAAATCCCTTAAATCCCACCAATTTTCTGTTGTGTTGCAGCACAATCAAAAGCCCGCAGTAAACGTTAGAGGCAGCGACAAAACGACGATTCCTGGGTATAGACACACTTCAAAGAACACACATTAAACAAGTTCACGACATGAGTCACAACCGCTAACGTTGAACAACAATGGCACATTGCATTTCAGCAGAGCGCGGGGAGTTGAGAAAATGCTGCGCTCTGCTTGACATCCTGAGTTGCCGGGGATGTAAAAGGATAGGGGCAGCGAAACCACAGGAGCGTATGCTGTGCATGCACGCAACTCACTCAGTGAGCCCAATTGTTTGTGCTTGAAAACATAATCTCATGATAATGAGTGAAAGAAACACCAAGATATACCCAAATAGAtgcctcagaaaaaaaaatcagcttgaAGGCATTAGGGAgagacacaggtgtgtgtgtttgtgtgtgtgtgtgtgtgtgtgtgtgtgtgtgtgtgtgtgtgtctctctctctctttctctctctctctctctgtgtgtgtgtgtgtttattccaaCAGCTTAAACCATTTAGGAGGCTTGTTATCACAAGAGTAAAGAAGTGCTGTGGGTTCCCTCTGTCTCCtgctccttcatctcctcctgcACTGGGATGTCAGTAAGCACATTCCCCCATCTCCTGACTGACTAAAGAGGTGGGATCCGGCTCAGAGGGGAAACGTGGGGAGGAGTCGTGTTTTTCTGCGAAAGCCCTAATGACATCAGACGTAGCAGGCTGGGCACCCCTTACTCTCGACAAAGGCGAAAGCCCATCAGGACTGACTAAGTCCAGGCTAGTCAGTGTGAGCCCACTTGGCAACCAGAGAGGGATGCTTCAGGCAGGTAGACACTGAGGAGACAACACTGGATGGAACACTATGCTGTTACCTGTGCTCCTGGCAATTCAACTTGACAAACTGACCCAACTGTGTATGTAAATAGGAGTAGTTTATTTTAAGCAGTTAAGCGCAACAAGACAAACTCCTCTGTGCAGCGCTTCCTCTGGGGTAAGTACTCACTCGTTTTTGTTCCTTTATTCGGTTCTAGCCATGAACCGCAAAACTGTCTTTGTTTCTGCTGCTCAGCTGGCGGAGATGGCGCTAGCACCCACGAGGTCAGGGGTGAAATTCCCCATGAGAGGAGGTTAGTCCTGATTTAGAGATGTTGCAGTGTGCTGTTTGGGTGCGTGGCATGTCTTTTGCTTTTTGCTATTTCTTTACaaagagtctttttttttttttacaaaaatgtgATGTTTTCCGTCTCATTTTTTCACATACCTGCAGTCATGCCATGATCTCTCCTGGTTGTCACTGAAGACAGATTTTAAAAATGCAATAAACTGAAGATAGATCAAGGAAAATGAATTATGTTCAAGGAAAATAGATGATTATATCTCATTGGTTCATGTGGAAGAAAAATGGCATTGTCTCACTAACAGAGACCATAAGtattgagttaaaaaaaaaaagaaagagaaaaaaaagatattcatCAGACACATTTAGAGGAGGTTCCAGACCTTAAAGGCTAGAAGGGTGAAATATGATGACCGGCTGCCTTCCCCGTCAGCGTCTGCAGGCGTGTGAGACGGAGCCTCAATTCCGTGCTGAGCCCAAAGCAGACCGACTCAACTAATCATGTTTTCAATTGAGAGAAATTCGGCACCTCCTGTCCGCGAGGAAGTGAGATAATTTGTTGAACCAGGTGGTTTTGTGCTCGGCTGAAACCGAACCCTGCAGTCACAATAGGCCTGCTGGAGAGCAGTCCAGGATACCTTGGGTGACCAATGTCTGTGCGTCTATAAGGCTATGAGAAGAAAACCATAGTCTTAACAGCCACAGCCTGTATTAAGATCTGTCCACACCTTAGAGAAACACTAGACTGTCCAGCAGGGATCAGCATGGATGATTGTCTCTATCAGTGTTGCTAGTGGGACAGTTATACAGTTCCTCATGTGTGGCTACGTTGCTTGAAACATTTATGGTCCTCTGATTAGACCAGATGACATAACATGATCATTGGAGAGCAACTGAGAGAAGGGCGCCTGAAAACCCCTCCTAAGCTTACAGCTTTTGGCATACATTACATTTGTATTTGTCTGGAGAGTTGCCCAGCAAGTCAACAAGACCATGTGAGGCATTAACACGCGGCGTACCAACCAGGTAACATGGGAAATGTCTAAAAGGTCCTTTTAAATActacagacaaaaaaagattttaTCTGACACATTATTGTTTATAAACGGTACTTTAAATATGGGCTTTAAGTATGAAACAATGTCAATCACATTGGCTAGATGTGTGGCGCCCCTGTCACATTATATCTCTCAATGTCGTCTAAATAAAGTCATCTAATAAAGCATCAAGCTTATTCCCACTGCTCTTTTAAACCAAAGCACATTTACCTCATCTGCTATAAACTCTCCCTACTTCTGCAAATTACACAAGTGACAGGACATTTTCAGTTGGCCCACTTGATATCAATTTCAGGGCCAAATGTGAGCCATCTGATGTTTTTGGGTGGAAGTCAATCACACGGAAGATGTAATAcggctttatttattttccttaaCATCAGGGAGGCCTGGCGACTTCCCCCAATCACTATTTGTTGACAATGATGAAGTAGACTCTTTCGCTTCTGCAGCACTTTTGGTTTTCAGACCTTGCCAGAATGGTCCACTTCCAGTGCTAAATATTTTCTGGGAACCGCAGGGATGATTGAAAGTGCCTGTTGATGAATgctgttttgaaaaaaaatatatgatttgcTCCTGAGCGCAGCAGAAAAGTGTATTGCAATACTATGAGAGCGGTCCAGATGGTAGCCTGTGTGATCATGGTCCATAGGTTTGCACCCTGTCAGAGCCACACTTCATTGAGATGGGCATACCTCATCCCCTGTGGAAATGTGTCAGCACCAGTGCCAACCTGCTGTCCCAAAGACCTCTTTCGAAagatctctttcttttttcttctgctAAGACGGATTTCACACCAGCAGCTGGTTTTCTTTCACTGTCAAGACCAATAAAATCCTTTCCAAAAATAGGTTAGAAAAACAATTACTCACAAAGTAAGGGCCCGTGCGTCATCCGCTCCTTTCTTAGTGCTCACCAGAAGACGCTGCCAGAAGCAGGGCATGGTTTTTGTCATCAAACGCAAATTAAATCGTTGCAGGAGCTAGATGAAGCTGTCACTGCTCTATATctttaataaaaacacaaagCCCCTTTAAGTAGACGGAGGCCTCATCCAAGAAAGGAAATGACCATCATCATGAGCGACCATCATTCACTTCTGTATATACAACTGTAGAGGGTCAACAGGTTTACTGTGTGGTGAATTAGTATTAATAGGCTTGAGTCCAGAGTCCGGAGTCTTTCTGTCCTAAACAAACTTGTCTGTGACATAactcagagagggaggaaaagtaAGGTCAGGCCATTAGGTCCAGTCCTCCTCAGACACTTTATTCTATTCCCGTAAACTCGTAAAGTATGGTGTCCATACTAACATTGAGAAGTTTCCTCAGATTACCAGAATTTGTTGAATCATGTTGACAATTTAATGACTATGACTACAGTACTTGCTCAAATACTGCACATTAAATCATCCCTCATTTCTAGACACACTAATGCTTGTATTTCTTTGAGTGTAATGATAAATGTGGGCTGTACTGTAAGGGATCTGGCGGACCTTATAATAACCATAATGATCACAATCATTATTCTGATTCCAGGAGAGAACCAAGTAGGCTGACAGCATTTGAACCAGTGCCAATGGGGCCGAGCGTCCAGGGcctcctctgtgtcctcctcctcgtgTCTTGTTGGAGTCAGGCGGATGGCCTCTCCCGGGGACCCCTCCTGGCCCGCAGGCGGAGGGCGCCGGCCGACGGTGCCGAGGGCGCCCCGAAAAAGTGCTCCTACACCTTCCTGGTCCCCGAGCAGAAGATCACCGGCCCCATCTGCGCCACCAAGGGGCCGGCGCTGCCGGACAAGGACCGGGTGACGCGCATGGACGTGGCGGACGTGCGCGAGCTCCTGTCCAAGCAGCAGCGGGAGATGGACGCGCTGCGGCTGTCGGTGGACGTGGACGGCAACCTGGTGAACGAGATGAAGCTGCTGCGCAAGGAGAGCCGCAACATGAACTCGCGCGTCACGCAGCTCTACATGCAGCTGCTGCACGAGATCATCCGCAAGCGCGACAACTCGCTGGAGCTGGCGCTGCTGGAGGGCCGCGTGCTCAACGCCACCGCCGAGTCGCTGCGGCTGGCCGCGCGCTACCGCGAGCTGGAGGCGCGCTTCTCCGCGCTGGCCGGCGTGGTCAACAACCAGTCGGTGCTGATCGGCGCGCTGGAGGAGCGCTGCATGCAGGTGTTCGGCAGCCGGAGGCCCGAGGCCGGCGGGCCGCCGCTCGTGCAGGTGGTGCCGGAGAACATCCCGGTGCACGTGCCCCGCTACTTCAACGAGATCCAGAGGGACCACGGGCGGGCCTTTCCCCGAGACAGGGGCTCCCGGGCCGGGGCCGGCCCCGCGCCCACTGGGAGCACTGCGGACGTCCTGAAACCGCCTGAGGGCAACTTCAGCTCAGAAGGTACGAGAGCCAGAAGAGAGCGCCATTCTGAGGCAGTCTTGTAAAGCCTGTGTATCTTTCCCTTGGCTCAGTCGCTCTTCTGGTAGTGGGGTCTGTTCAGGCCCCTATAGCACATAGCTGTGGACGAGACCTTGAGCTTGAGCCTTTACAACACTGCCATAGTATGGTCGTTTTTTGGATAACTAATCTGGCAGGATGTAGCCTTTTTACACCTCTTTAATACAAATATTGAATGTAATTTTCTTATGCTTGCAGTCGGATAAACAAGCTATGGTAAGGTAGCACACTGTATACGTCTACCAATCCAGTGATCTTCTTGACACATTCTGATTGTCTGCGCCCAAGGAAAACAAAACTTGTGGGTTTTTAATGCAGCTGCAGCGGCAAAAAATCCCAAGGACTTGGTTTCCTTCTGGTTTCTCCAACCACAAAGTAGCTGCTACTCCTTGCTCCTGCCCCTCTCCATGACAGGAGAGGCACAGCGCCTCAGCGAAAGGGGTTTCAGTTTCTCAGGCGAACCGCTGGTCTTAAATTCCATCGCGTGTGTGTGGACTACCCACTACCTGCCtatgatataaaaaaaataggaaaaCTCAAAGCTATTGTCACAGGTCAATAGGAAAAAGAAACCAGCTGCATTCCACCCTAtgaaacatggaaaacacaTTAAGGCCAGCTACAAAAACACCAATACAAGCCTCAACCCCTCTCCTATATATAGTAAAGGCATAATAGCTGTTGAAAGAGGCATATATTGCCCATGTCTATTATTCTGTCCGTCTGGTTTCCTTATTGGAGCAGGGCCGTTTCGGGACTGCTTCCAGGCGTTGCAGGCCGGCCACAGCACCAGCGGGATGTTCGTTCTGAAGCCAGACGGCAGCGAGCAGGCTGTGCAGGCCTGGTGCGAGCACGACATGGACAACGGCGGCTGGACGGTCATCCAGAGGCGGAAGGACGGCTCGGTCAACTTCTTCAGGAACTGGGAGAGCTACAAGGTGATTGTGGTGTGGTGCTACAGTTCATGTTTTATATTAGGCAAACAGGTTTgggattttaattacattttgtTTGAATAGCACCATAAAATATGTGTGCTTAACAGATCCTAGCTTGAACATAAACTTGAACAGAGACAAAAAGCTTGAATGGTTATTGGTTCAACAGATAGGCATCTTGAAGTGatgttgtgttgatgttgttttgatgtgtgtttgtgttgtgtgttgtgttgcccaACCAGCTTAATGCAGGATGTGTGAGAAGAAAATTTGGACCGGATTCTTCAGGGAAGTCAGAGTTTTATGACCAAAGAGAAAAAGGCAATATCTGCAGCTGAAATGAATTATTTCTTATGAATCAGACAAAGTAATCATCTGATTCACAAAGGCTGTATTGTTCACTTGGTCCAGTGTCCTAGATTTTCACTATAGGTTGAGTCACAACAATCTTACTGTCGCCTTGGAGAATACTCTGTAAATGAGTGGTGGGATCCAAATGAAAAAACCTGATGTAACCTGAGCTTTTGCTTATAAATCCAAAGGTTATTTATCAGAGCTCCTCTCATGAAATGTTAGATGGCCAAAGCGGAAGGCACAATCTACATTCCCTTTGCTTTTGTCCAAACCACCGGCTTGCCTGGCCCCAAAACGTCAACACTGGAAGACAAGATGGACTTATTCTAAACTGACACGGGGTGATTCAGTGTTGATTCATGTTGTCGCCAGCATATGGAAAGCTGTGCCTCTGCCTGCCTGTGCACCTCTGCCTTCAGCctctctctgagtctctctctctctctctctctctctcatacacactcacacacgcacacacacagacactcagacacacacacatgccagcaaAGTGGGCCGCACACAAAACCCTAGCTCATTCATCATCAGCGTCTAGGGCTAGAGCACATTCCCCCACAAAGACGAATCTATAGGCTTGGATTACCCTGGTGCTTTTAAGGGAAAAGCCAACCACAAATTAAGTACAGTTACACAACGTGACCATTCGAGCCAGGCTGACAAATAATCATGCAAAATTTGTTTGTGGTTGAAAGAAGACCTGGAGATAACATCACACAGTCAGCATTTGGGAGATTTTTCCACTGCCGATTCTGAAATGTGCAAAACACAAAGCAATGTCCTGCCAGACATTAGGAACCATGTGCTGACTCTCCCGTAACTATTATAAATATTTACACTACTGTTCCatatatgataaaaaaaaaaatacctctCATCCTCTTCCAGAAAGGCTTTGGCAACATAGACAGTGAGTACTGGCTTGGCCTGGAGCACATCTACAACCTGGGCAAGCAGGGCGACTACCGTCTgctggtggagatggaggactgGACAGAGAAGAAGGTCTACGCAGAGTACAGCAGCTTCCACCTGGAGCCGGAGAGCGAGTCGTACCGCCTGCGGCTGGGCACCTACCAGGGCAACGCGGGGGACTCGCTGACCAGTCACAACGGGAAGCAGTTCACCACCCTGGACCGGGACAAGGACGCCTTCTCAGGTGGAGGTCTTACTTAGTCTACATTCTTTAGTCCCAGTCTTAATGGCTGTTAGGATGGATAACTAAAGCTGGgttaccctaaccctaaccctaacccatacATTTATCAGAGTTATCAGGTTTGATATGATACAATATGCGGCCTATGTCAGTGGAGAATGGAGTTTTTATTgcaaatgtttgacaaatgattGATCATTTTCAGAGTGTGTTGTCTGAGTTTAACTTTTCCTGTTTGCTCTGTCACAGGCAACTGTGCACACTTCCATAAGGGCGGGTGGTGGTACAACGCCTGTGGGCAAGCCAACCTGAACGGGGTGTGGTACAACGGCGGAGTCTACCGCAGCAAGTTCCAGGACGGCATCTTCTGGGCTGACTATGGCGGTGGCTTCTACTCCATGAAAGCTGTGCGCATGATGATCCGACCCATTGACTGAGAGGCCCTActtccacacagacagacttagGGAAGGCTGGTGGGGTTGCTCAGCACCCCGACCCTTCCGTAACCTCCGAGACAGTGCTGCCGATAGTTTCCATCCTTGATGGTCCATTCACTTTTGTTTACAGTTTTCTGGGACAGGACATTGCGTTCTCATTCtcactgtgtatatgtgtgtgtattgtggttgCCACAGGTTTGGGAGGTATGAGGATTAAATGGAGTACAGCTGATGATGATCagtagcccccccacccccaaccccctttcCCAAACACCCTAACTTTGAGACATCAGCAAAATCTGAGCAGCAGTCTAGCAACCGGTTAAGTCAGTGCCAGCAGTGGTTTCTGGCAGATatcacctttttttcccccaccgtTCCCTCTGGGCCTGACAAACTAGAGTCCTGCAGGTGGTGCAGTCCTCACGTCTCCTGAGAAACTGGGGCATGGCATAGGCGCCGCCTCGGCCACTCTCATACAGTGCCACCACGCCACTGCCATCATCAGCGCTTACAGGTAGATGTGTGAATGCTGTCAAGCGTATGGATTTAAGAAACAAAAAGTCAAACTcatgtgaatgaatggatgaatggatgaatgaatgaaggaaaaGATTTTACAGTGCCGTACCAAATGCACTCATATTATTGTTTTTTCTCATGTGCTTTATTTAAAAGGGTTATAATCTAAAAGCCCTTGCCATGTTGTATCTTAAGGATTTAAACTGGTTATGTTTTCCAGATGTGAATAGTTGTTTGCACACCTAGAAAAAATGATGATTGCCATAAATAATTCATGTCATTTCAGAGAAAAACAACTTCTGGAAAAGTTGTATATTACACTGCGGTTAGCAGCAGGGAATATATTTAAACAATTAGTGCAAATCATGTTTGATGCAACCGGCTTGTGTATAGCGGATGTTATTGAAATCTCACAGCTAATTCGTTTTCAATGTGAGCTGAAGCAGAAGGCACGCAAATAACTAAAGGACTTACTCTTTGCTCCAGCAGTTTGAGAATGTAAAATGCCAGCTACAGCACGAACCAGCAGAACAGACAACGAGAACCACATTGCTGAAACCCAGACAGGAGGGAGAAGTGGTTTAGAGGGGGGAGGCAAGGGGGTGCTGGTGGCTCTGAGGAGGAATTGGAGATGGAAACTCTCCAAATTTCCgtgaatatattttttttcaatcttCCTTTTAAACACAGAAATTTACATTCTTTCCATCCGTATGGgctcagcatttttttttgtgtgtgtttttgttcagtGTGTTTCATTCAAAAGACTCACAAATCCCCAAGCTCTGTAATCACCAGAGGAACATCAACATGGCTCTTGTTTGATGGCAGGAAACTGTACTCTGTGTGTTCTGCCCAAAGGCTTACAGTCTGCTGAGGAGCTTTCAATAAACAATATACATTGATAAGACATAACTGGGATTCTAATTAGTATGTTTACTGACTCTTGACTGGGCTCCCAGTCATGCGATTGCCTGAACATTTTTGAATGATGAAATCTTTAATAAATCAATGAATGAATATTGAtatctatatactgtaagtcTTTCATGATAACTGAATGAAGAAATGTCCCTTTGTACATATCATCCAAGAAGAGAATGACACTAAAATCAGTGTTTGTAGTTTTGCGATTAACACATACATTAAGACCGAATCAAAAAGTCCTTAAAATAGCACACAAGTTTATATGGTGGTGCAGACATGATTCTAGTGGACTGAGATGTCGTGTCCACAGCCTAAGTAAACTGACTGCCCGATGCAGACACTCTTTCAACCCACAAGACTTTGTAGAGCAGACAACGGCCACAGGACAAAGTCTGTCTGTAGTGCCCAAACGTCACAAGCAAGCCGGCGATGTCTGAAAAGGATTAACCGACTCCATGACACTCCCAATGCCTCCGAGTCATCTTGTGATTCAAGCAAATATAAGCTTCATAAAAGAAAGAGACCAGCAAAGACTCAAAGACTCATAGAGGCACACTATAAACGCTCTATAAACAAGCTTTATTACCATATAAAAGGATACTGCCAGTCCTGCCTTCAGAATCCAGTTGCTACAGGGGGAATAACAACACGGTCAGAGTTTCATGCCCAATATCAGCAGTGTTGCTGTTACAGGACCAGTGACTGTGAAGtgcttttgttgttattattatttttaggagAGTAATCATTGCATTTCATACGGCTGCCAGCACTAAACAAGATCAGGATTCCTCCATCATCTGAGCCAAAAGCAGTTCTATTTTACGTCTCATTTATGGACTTGGCTTTGGTTTATCAGCCTCGCTTCAACCCAAGCCATCCATTAGTTCCACAGAAATGCCGCCTACAGGTTGTTAGCCATAGACTCTGCCGTATTAATGCTAAACACAAGCAACTGGTCCATGGATACAATGGTAAACCGTACAGTATTAATGAAACAATAGGTCATGACTCAACTCATCACATAACATGAAGGAGGAATTGTATCAACCATGTTTGTACATttacactgtatactgtatgtctgtatactCTAATGTCACTGCAATTTAAAAATGACCAAGAAGGCAGGACATTGAGTATTTCAGCTAAAGCTTCAGAGTTTGCTGAATATCTAATGGCACAGTAAAGTCTTAACAAACACTCATTTACCAAAACACTCTCAAGCACTTTGGACAAGAGCATCTGCCAAATATTTTTACCACAACCATCATTTCAATATGCATAGAACAGGGTTTTATTATTCTGCTTTTATTTCAGTGGATTAGCTTGCAAATATGGGTGCACTGCAAATTAGAGATGAGGAGTCACTATATCCACACCACTCTGCTAATATTTGTGTTGGATAGCAATataatttgttgttgttttaacatCTAAAGGTGAGAGATGAACTAAATATTCACACTTGATAGAACAGTTCTCATCCTGAATGTCTGACAGACAGAATGTGTACTGAAATGAAATTTAAGCAAGAAATATAAGTGGTGTTATTATGTTCTCTCTGTCATGATCTTGACAGTCATGATCTTGATTTTAATAATTGCTGCTGCTTGGGATGTCTACATAGATGAGTTTTAGAGCAGtatgaagaaaaaaatcatgaaCGTGTTGATATAAACTGACTGAACCTAAGGTTTCTCTTCTGAAAGCTGAGGGAAAACAACCATTCTTCCGCTGGAAATTTCAGTCCAGCCGCAGCTCAACACATCTTCAAATggcaggagggtggaggaggaggggggaggaggaggggggaggaggagagtgggtcCAGTTAGTGTTGGTCCAGTTCCCACTGACCTGAATAAATTGGCACATTTTTGACATGAACATTAACTGCTAGAACTAGTGTCTCCAGACATCAGAACAGGATTGCTTCAGGCTAGAGAGGGACCAAAGAAAATTCCTTAAAAGGGTTCTGGCTTTTAGTCAAGGAACTAAAACTATGCTATGCAGCACCTTCGTGACTTGGAGGAAAATTCATAATGTTAATGCCTAATACTTATATTTCAGCGTTATTTGATTGCCAAATTGTCAATGAAATGTATATAATTATTTACCATACCTAATCATATATTGACTCACTCAGTTTGACCTTTGCATTTCTGCATTTGCCATATTTGTCTAAATACTGAATTGTGGCTATGAGAAAATGCAATATAAAAACGGAATAAATGAATCAAAGCATGACATACGTCTTCTAATTATTCTTAACTGGGCATCAAGCCCATTGTAAGTAGATGTATGGTATTGGATTGTACTCACTTGAAGATGGGTAGTATTTCAGCCTGGTTTGACTTGGCAGACCTATATGCAAGAAGatttgtgttttggatgatcCTCATGTGTGCGGATGAACAATGAGGCAATTCAAGTGAAACATTCCTTTTGAATGTAGAGCAGAGGTCCAGTTTTTGGTTGTCAGGGCAGTTTTTCAACTGACTTTTAGTTTTGACTCTGTGTTTTGGTCACTCATCACCTCAATTTAGCAGGGTACAGTTATAAATCAATCAAGAAAATCTTTGTCAGAATAGCACACAATCATAAACTGAAAAAGTttcacatctacagtatttcTCATCAGCATT from Sardina pilchardus chromosome 2, fSarPil1.1, whole genome shotgun sequence includes the following:
- the angptl1b gene encoding angiopoietin-related protein 1b, whose translation is MGPSVQGLLCVLLLVSCWSQADGLSRGPLLARRRRAPADGAEGAPKKCSYTFLVPEQKITGPICATKGPALPDKDRVTRMDVADVRELLSKQQREMDALRLSVDVDGNLVNEMKLLRKESRNMNSRVTQLYMQLLHEIIRKRDNSLELALLEGRVLNATAESLRLAARYRELEARFSALAGVVNNQSVLIGALEERCMQVFGSRRPEAGGPPLVQVVPENIPVHVPRYFNEIQRDHGRAFPRDRGSRAGAGPAPTGSTADVLKPPEGNFSSEGPFRDCFQALQAGHSTSGMFVLKPDGSEQAVQAWCEHDMDNGGWTVIQRRKDGSVNFFRNWESYKKGFGNIDSEYWLGLEHIYNLGKQGDYRLLVEMEDWTEKKVYAEYSSFHLEPESESYRLRLGTYQGNAGDSLTSHNGKQFTTLDRDKDAFSGNCAHFHKGGWWYNACGQANLNGVWYNGGVYRSKFQDGIFWADYGGGFYSMKAVRMMIRPID